tgAAGAGTGGGTTAGCTATGCTAGCTGTGCTGTTGCTGCGCAGTTCACCAAGTGAAAGACATTATGTAGATTAATTAGATTGCGttcattttaacatatttatatttgtagtatgtttaatacatgctaaaaatgtacttttgaaAGGTACTATTAATCTCACAAACCTGATCAGGATATATAAAGGTATTAATTAAGACTTTAAGGCACTCACATGTAAGTTTTGGCTTTATTCTTAGCACTAAAAAACACAAGGTGCTGTATTGGTATTAGCTcgtcatcttttagctaacattacctgAATCCAATTGCATTACTGAACTCAGTTTGTTAGTTTGGGGGGAAAACTCAAAGTTATTTGCAttttgctggtttgctgccATCATTCTAGCACACACCTGAGtagctctgcacagcagcagcagcagcagcaggtctcctTCACTGCCGCACAGGTATAAACCTGCGCGAGCGTCAGTGACCAGGTTGTATTTAAAGGAGGCGTGGAAAAACAAGTTACGACGTGTTAACGGATTAAACAGTTTTCCCtactgaaaaaagtgacaaaagtcACAGACATGGGAAGTGCGGAAGTCCATACTGTATCAAATCGATATAGGATTAACAGAGAGTTGGCCTCTTTAaggtgaaaacaacaaacagcttccagtACAGGAGGGTCAAGGTTGACTCTGTGGGCAGGCTGTACCGCCACATGCAGGCAGCCACTCCGTGTTCTCACAGTGGATAAAATCGGTACAGGCATGGTGCGTTTTCATGGCattcctcgttagtatagtggtgaGTATCCCCGCctgtcacgcgggagaccggggttcgattccccgacggggaggcacaactttttaattttttttttattttttatgtaaacagtTTGGACGCATACAGCCGAGTTTCCAGGCCAACTAACATGCAGAGCAATTATTTCACAGTAGCTACTGAGGGAAGTAAATATGTCcatttacttttgaaaatagTCTGTCATTGCTCTATTAAAAGCAATGAATTAAACGGAGATCAAACAACAAATacagtaaatttatttagtgTGGTGAGGTAGATTTGATCATTAATAAGAACTCATAAGGATTAGATTGTCCTGTCAACAGGAGTTAGTTTATGATTGTATCAAGAGCAGCTTTGACGTTGTATGTTGGTGCTTTTACTTTGTATGAGTGGCGCCCCCCAGTGGACACTAGGGCAAATAGACGGTGTTTACAACGTAAACTCTTATTGATATGTATTAACTTGGTGAGACAGCCAAGATCTGGAGATGTTATCAAAGTAAGTTTTATAATCTATGTCTAGatattcatttctaaaaatagGAATGAATATCTAAAGGCTTATTGTCGGTTTTGTTTGTCTAATAATTACCATCATGTTGTAACCACAGTAGAAACTGAGACCTCTGTGGTCTCTGTCTGTATTCATAGCAGGTGTTTTCTGCAGAGCTGGTTTCTGCTCTCGCCTCTGAAgagaaaaattacataaaacgCACATTTTGAGGCTGAGATACAGAGAGTACTGACCGAGTCCAAATACTTGGTCATTACTTGGACTGAGTAAGTTTCTGACGATGCCAGAGACATTGAGGCTCTCTGGCATCGTCATGAAGCAGAAGGTCTAAGCTGTGATATGCTGTTAATTTAATCTGACTCAATGACTTGAGCTGTTATTTGTGatcattaataaaacaatgatGTGGTTTTGCTGCACATCCTGTTGATTCAGTTAATGTGAAACTAAACGTATTGTAACATAATATGAACAACGCCTTGATTCTGATGAACAAACGACCTACTAAAGCCACTAAACTTTGAAATTATtgcatgaataatttaaagttgAGTTGTAAAGTTAGAAATaatgtttatcattttattaaaagcttATATTATAACTGTTAGCTGCAGAGACATTTTGAGACTCTATGAAACGTGAAGCTGTTTCAGATTAAAGTTGTTTCTGTCGTTTAGATATTCATTAAAAGATAAGAGGAAGCAGCAGGTCTGGTTTGGTGTCTCCAGTTCCAGGAAGCTGTGAAGGCTTGTTTTCTGTCCCTCAGCTCTCTCTACTTCCTCTCAGACCACTCTGAGGTTTAGTTCTTGTTGCCGCCCCGTGTGAAGCAGCTGTGGTGACAGCAGAGTTTCAGCAGCTGGTAGTCAAAACGTGCTGCTTGTTCATCATGAAGgttgtgctgctgctgatgctgctcaCAGGTAATCATCCTGTTCTGATCTAGTTTGTGTTGCTACAGTTCTGTGTTTCTACATGCAggatgttcagtgtttttaattgaaGAACTTCCATCTTGTctctgaaggttctggttcttgttaGAAACTTTCTCAGTTCAAATCAGCTGCAGAGACGAAGCTCTGCTGATCACTGACATGTTGTAGTTTCAGTTGGTTTTAGTTTCAGACTTTGAGTCATTGAAGTCAATGATGAacataaaatcatattaaaccACCTAATTACAATAAACTGGTTTCTGTCTGTGAAATGAGCCAGAGATGGAGACTTTTAACTTGttaatattctgttttcagTGTCAGGATGTGACGGCATGAGAGTTGTTGGTTATACGGGTCAGAATGTGACTCTGCCCTGTAAATATGATATAAAACGCCGTGGAGCAGTAGAAGTTTGCtgggaaaaaggagaaatacCAGCATATGGCTGCAACAATCAGCTCCTCTCTACAAACGGATATAAAGTTGAGACCAGAGCTTCCAGCAGGTATCAGCTACTGGGACGACTGGATCAAGGAGACGTTTCTCTGACCATCCTCAACTTCACAGACGAAGATGCTGGAAGATACGGCTGCAGAGTGCAGATAACAGGACCGTTCAATGATCAAAAACATCACTTTGACTTGGCATTTGAAAGAGGTGAGAAATTactcagattttaattttcttaaggCAGCAGCTCTTCACACGGGGCAACTGTAGTGACTGTTAATGAAAactatattttcttaaaattcatAAAGCTTAGAGACTAAAGTTTAGTTTAACTCTGAGATGTTATCAGTGAAGAAGTAAAGTATAAAGCATCTCCTCTTCCCAAACAGTGACAGCAGCCGATGTTTAGTTCACCTGAATGGTTATGACGGATATCAGGTCTTAATCCTTCAGAACCTGAAGAGGAGTCTATAGAGTTTATAGTTTTAGCCTCCTGTTAAGTGTTGTTGAAGGAACATGGTCCACCATCCCTGAGCAGAACCACATcattacagaacagaacagaacatccattcttcattttccttccagaTTTACCTGTAACCTTCAGAAACTGGTCTAAATTATAATTGTCCAGCTCCTGTCCTCTTGAGTCATCGTCCTGTCAGTTTTAGTTGAGTCTCTGCTCCATCATGGCTCATTCAGGTGGTCCAATATGTCCTCAACATGTCCTGAGGTTCTGCTGAAGAGCCATGACTGGATTCAGGTTTGTGGAACCAGAGAAAGAACTGAAAGATGCAGCAGCACAGCGGCTCTGGAGGACTGACTGTGGACACCATCAATAGTTTTAGTTCTTCAGATATTTGTTGGTTAAAGTCCAAATACCTAAAACTCATCGCTGTATCGACACAGAGCAGAGACACTGGCAGAGAATCATTTAGGTCTGATCTTTTGAActttattaacattattttggAGAGTTTTCTGAGACGTTTGAACATCGTGTCTCATATTGATCTATTAGTTAGCCGATGATGTTGATGGTGATGCTGTGTTTGTGTCCAGCTCCGACCACCCGGGCTCCATCAGAACCTCGGACGTCCTCAGAGAgaccagctgctgctcagacTGCAGGTATCTGTGCATGGAGGCTGCAGGGTCCAGGATGACTCTGTCTCATCAAAGTGTGAAAgattaaatcttgtttttaaaacaggaagttggtTCTGAGAAAGAAACATCATTCCCTGTTGTTTTGTAATGTATTTGGTTCAGCATGACTCTCTCCTCTGTTGTCAAGCTGCTGATTCTGCTGTTCTAAACTCATCTGCTTTCACTTCCTCTTCCAGCAGATCAGCTGACCACAGAGAGCCTCCTGACTTCCTGTTCGAATAGCAGCAGCTTCACACAGGAGGTGAGCACCATGAGGTCATCCTGAGAGGCAACAACCAGAAAACACAGTGGCCGATGCGTTCCAGTTAGACTCGTTTCTGCCTCTAGaccagtggtcataatgttctgcTGCTTTACCAACATgagtttagagtgaaataaTTGGTCCGGGTCGCCACAGTGGCAGATTTTATCATGTGTTCTACTTTTAAACCAGAGCTGTGGCTTTCTCAACCAGATGCGGTTCAGAACCACATCGACCATCTGGATCAGACGGACCGCCATGTTGGTCCAGTTCCTGTTGGATCTCAGCAAACAGATCCGATTTGTAAACACAGTCTCATCATCAGGCGGGATCCAAAGCTCATGAACTCTCAGTTGTGTTGAAGCTCAGAACTTGCAGATGAGGATTGCTAGCCTCGTGTTAGCTAGCCTCCAGGTTTGTTTGTTGTGgctgaaaactaaaactatgaTGGAACTACAAATCCCATAATTCAGATAATTTATCCCAAGTTTTTCCTGCTTTCAACCTCCTGAGAACATCTTGCATCATCTACATGATGATGCAGATGATTCAAGCCTCTATTGGCTAGTGGACAGTTAGCTAACGGTTGTGAAACTGTCTGTGCACTTGTTGAAGTTGAGTGACcaagggtcaaagttcacatgGAAGCACTGGAAAACACCAGCTGACAAAGCAGAGCCTGGCTTCCTGAAGATGTAATGCTAATGCACTAATGGCGGAGCAAAGGATTTTTCTTAgctttagctaaatattatgcATGTATAGCGCTTTAGCAATAACTGAGGTAATATTTGTAACTAGTGGACTTGGGTAACGCAGCTAGCTTGAATATAAACTATTTCGTTATattcatgctgtttttttatatttgatgttGATCATAAATTCATCTTAATAATTTATAGAAACTTGCAGAAACTCTTCGTTTCGCTCCATTTCTATCTGCGGTGCTAACTGAGGTTAGCATGGAGCTCTCAgtgttctgattggttgctgcTGTCCATGGCCCCGCCTCCAGATGCTGATGGAAGTGGTTCCTTCAGATCTCCAGTCCTGCTGCTTCCACATGCATGCTGCTCAGAGTTCTGGTTCCGATCCATTCTGCCGGTCCGGCTGTTGGAGAGCAGATAATTGTAGAAGCAGCAGGAGGTTCGCTGGAGTTTGGTTCTCCAGCGGACGAACCAAACTCATCGGTTGATGAGTTTGGTCTGATGACGCTTCATGGttctgtctgcagcagcagcaggagggcAACATGCTGATCGTGgtgctggttctgttcctgCTGGTGGTTCTGCTCACTGCAGCAGGACTCTTCATCATGGGTGAGTTTACTGTGGCTGatttagcagaataaagagCAAAGAGTGAACATGTAGAGGAAGCAACCAGAGCTAGCTGCTAATCAGTTTGGTCCAAACATCACAGGTTTCAGCTGAAGCAGAACCACATCAACAGCTAGAACTTCCTATTTTAATCAGCACTAGAAAACAGACCGTTTGTTCATGAATACGGGTCAAATTTTCACAACTAAACGAGTTCCTGGAGTCAGAAGTGAGGCTTTAGCTTGTCTAATTCAGTTGGTTTTAGTTAGTTGTTTAAAGTGTTtcctagtttttattagttaaatattgtttaggtag
This window of the Gambusia affinis linkage group LG15, SWU_Gaff_1.0, whole genome shotgun sequence genome carries:
- the havcr1 gene encoding hepatitis A virus cellular receptor 1 isoform X2, producing the protein MKVVLLLMLLTVSGCDGMRVVGYTGQNVTLPCKYDIKRRGAVEVCWEKGEIPAYGCNNQLLSTNGYKVETRASSRYQLLGRLDQGDVSLTILNFTDEDAGRYGCRVQITGPFNDQKHHFDLAFERAPTTRAPSEPRTSSERPAAAQTAADQLTTESLLTSCSNSSSFTQEQQQEGNMLIVVLVLFLLVVLLTAAGLFIMARRWKQLKLPPQQQQLQIQFSSTSSTLQLHQRASVVENVYQIDGAADRGGDYEFCP
- the havcr1 gene encoding hepatitis A virus cellular receptor 1 isoform X5, whose product is MKVVLLLMLLTVSGCDGMRVVGYTGQNVTLPCKYDIKRRGAVEVCWEKGEIPAYGCNNQLLSTNGYKVETRASSRYQLLGRLDQGDVSLTILNFTDEDAGRYGCRVQITGPFNDQKHHFDLAFERAPTTRAPSEPRTSSERPAAAQTADQLTTESLLTSCSNSSSFTQEQQQEGNMLIVVLVLFLLVVLLTAAGLFIMARRWKQLKLPPQQQQLQIQFSSTSSTLQLHQRASVVENVYQIDGAADRGGDYEFCP